From Thalassococcus sp. S3, one genomic window encodes:
- a CDS encoding acyl-CoA dehydrogenase, whose protein sequence is MNIQAKTQPALKAKDAPDLGQFNWEDPLRLSEQLTEEERMLSDSARSFAQEKLQPRVTDAYANETTDPGIFREMGEMGLLGVTVPEEYGGLGAGYVSYGLVAREIERVDSGYRSMMSVQSSLVMYPIYAYGSEEQRKKYLPKLASGEFIGCFGLTEPDAGSDPAGMKTRAEKTANGYKLTGSKMWISNAPIADVFVVWAKSEEHGGKIRGFILEKGMAGLSAPKIENKMSLRASITGEIVMDGVEVGEDALLPHVQGLKGPFGCLNRARYGISWGVMGAAECCWHAARQYGLDRHQFNRPLAQTQLFQKKLADMQTEIALGLQGSLQVGRLMDAANAAPEMISIVKRNNCGKALEIARNARDMHGGNGISLEFQVIRHMMNLETVNTYEGTHDVHALILGRAQTGLQAFF, encoded by the coding sequence ATGAACATTCAAGCCAAGACACAACCCGCCCTGAAAGCAAAAGACGCCCCTGATCTGGGCCAGTTCAACTGGGAGGATCCGCTGCGCCTGAGCGAACAGTTGACCGAAGAAGAGCGGATGCTCTCCGACAGCGCCCGCAGCTTCGCGCAGGAGAAGTTGCAGCCGCGCGTGACCGACGCCTACGCCAACGAGACCACCGATCCCGGCATCTTCCGCGAGATGGGGGAGATGGGCCTTCTGGGCGTCACGGTGCCCGAAGAATATGGTGGGCTTGGCGCGGGCTATGTCTCCTACGGTCTTGTCGCGCGCGAGATTGAGCGTGTGGACAGCGGTTACCGGTCGATGATGTCGGTGCAATCCTCGCTGGTGATGTATCCGATCTATGCTTACGGCTCCGAAGAGCAGCGCAAGAAGTATCTGCCCAAGCTGGCGAGTGGAGAGTTCATCGGCTGTTTCGGCCTGACAGAACCCGATGCGGGCTCCGACCCTGCGGGCATGAAGACACGGGCCGAGAAGACGGCGAACGGCTACAAGTTGACCGGCTCGAAAATGTGGATCTCCAATGCGCCCATCGCGGATGTCTTCGTGGTCTGGGCCAAGTCAGAAGAGCATGGTGGCAAGATCCGCGGCTTTATCCTTGAGAAAGGCATGGCCGGTCTGTCTGCGCCTAAGATCGAAAACAAGATGAGCCTGCGCGCCTCGATCACCGGTGAGATCGTGATGGATGGCGTCGAGGTCGGCGAAGACGCGCTGCTGCCGCATGTGCAGGGCCTGAAAGGTCCGTTCGGTTGTCTGAACCGCGCTCGCTACGGCATTAGCTGGGGCGTGATGGGGGCCGCCGAATGCTGCTGGCACGCCGCACGGCAATACGGGCTGGACCGCCATCAGTTCAACCGTCCGCTGGCCCAGACACAGCTTTTCCAGAAGAAGCTGGCCGATATGCAGACCGAGATTGCCTTGGGCTTGCAAGGCTCTCTGCAAGTCGGTCGGTTGATGGATGCCGCCAATGCGGCGCCCGAGATGATTTCCATCGTCAAGCGCAACAATTGCGGCAAGGCGCTGGAGATTGCCCGCAACGCCCGCGACATGCATGGCGGCAACGGGATCAGTCTGGAATTTCAGGTGATCCGCCACATGATGAACCTGGAGACGGTGAACACCTACGAGGGCACCCACGACGTGCACGCGCTGATCCTGGGTCGGGCGCAGACGGGTCTGCAGGCGTTCTTCTGA
- the phoU gene encoding phosphate signaling complex protein PhoU, with amino-acid sequence MQEQHIASAFDRDLEAIQAQIMKMGGLVEAAIMDSAKSLETRDEELAQKVRHGDKAIDALEEIINEEAARVIALRAPTAVDLRIILTVMKISGNLERIGDYAKNMAKRTSVLAQMAPINDSAGALRRMAREVELMLKDALDAYIQRDAELAADIIERDREVDQMYNALFREFLTFMMEDPRNITPCMHLHFIAKNIERMGDHVTAIAEQVVYLVSGERPDEARPKADTTSLATQE; translated from the coding sequence GTGCAAGAGCAACATATCGCGTCTGCGTTTGACCGCGACCTTGAGGCTATTCAGGCGCAGATCATGAAGATGGGCGGCCTTGTCGAGGCGGCGATCATGGACAGCGCCAAGTCGCTTGAAACCCGCGACGAGGAGCTGGCCCAGAAGGTGCGCCATGGCGACAAGGCCATCGACGCGCTGGAAGAGATCATCAACGAGGAAGCGGCCCGGGTTATCGCCCTGCGGGCGCCCACGGCGGTCGATCTGCGGATCATCCTCACGGTGATGAAGATCAGCGGCAATCTCGAACGGATCGGCGACTATGCCAAGAACATGGCCAAGCGCACCAGCGTTCTGGCCCAGATGGCGCCGATCAACGACAGCGCGGGTGCGCTGCGCCGCATGGCGCGCGAGGTCGAGCTGATGCTCAAGGACGCGCTCGACGCCTATATCCAGCGCGATGCGGAGCTGGCCGCCGACATCATCGAACGCGACCGGGAGGTCGATCAGATGTATAACGCTTTGTTCCGCGAGTTCCTGACCTTCATGATGGAAGACCCACGCAACATCACGCCCTGCATGCATCTTCATTTCATCGCCAAGAATATCGAGCGGATGGGGGACCACGTCACCGCGATCGCCGAACAGGTCGTCTATCTGGTCAGCGGCGAACGCCCGGACGAGGCGAGGCCGAAAGCCGACACAACATCGCTTGCAACGCAGGAGTAA
- a CDS encoding substrate-binding domain-containing protein — MSFVKLTASALAIAAVSATTAAARDQVQVAGSSTVLPYASIVAEAFGENFEFPTPVVESGGSSAGLKRFCEGVGENTIDIANASRQIREREIATCAENGVTDIIEVRIGYDGIVFASQIDGPAFTAFEPSDWYNALAAQMPVDGEMVANPNMTWADANAELPAVDIAAFIPGTKHGTREVFEEKVLLQGCEDTGAMEAMMGMGMDEDAAEEACMAVRTDGKSVDIDGDYTETLARIDSNQNGIGVFGLAFYENNTDKLKVATMGGIAPSTETIAAGEYPVSRPLFFYVKKAHIGVIPGLKEFASFFVADEIAGPDGPLAQYGLVSDPELSETQTAVENEAVMGGAS, encoded by the coding sequence ATGTCCTTTGTGAAACTGACAGCTTCGGCGCTGGCCATTGCTGCTGTGTCCGCAACGACCGCCGCAGCCCGTGACCAAGTGCAAGTTGCCGGCTCTTCGACTGTTCTGCCCTATGCCTCCATCGTGGCGGAAGCTTTTGGCGAAAACTTCGAATTCCCGACACCTGTCGTTGAATCGGGCGGCTCCTCGGCTGGTCTGAAGCGATTCTGCGAAGGCGTGGGCGAAAACACGATCGACATCGCCAACGCATCGCGTCAGATCCGTGAGCGTGAGATCGCGACCTGCGCGGAAAACGGCGTGACCGACATCATCGAGGTACGCATCGGCTATGACGGCATCGTGTTCGCCAGCCAGATCGACGGCCCGGCCTTCACCGCGTTTGAGCCGTCCGACTGGTACAACGCGCTGGCCGCTCAAATGCCAGTGGATGGCGAGATGGTTGCCAACCCGAACATGACCTGGGCCGACGCGAATGCCGAGCTGCCCGCCGTTGACATCGCCGCCTTCATCCCGGGCACCAAGCACGGCACCCGTGAAGTCTTTGAAGAGAAGGTTCTGCTGCAGGGCTGTGAAGATACCGGCGCCATGGAAGCCATGATGGGCATGGGCATGGACGAAGATGCCGCCGAAGAGGCGTGCATGGCCGTCCGCACCGACGGTAAGTCCGTGGACATCGACGGTGACTACACCGAAACGCTGGCGCGCATCGACAGCAACCAGAACGGCATCGGCGTCTTCGGTCTGGCGTTCTACGAAAACAACACCGACAAGCTGAAAGTGGCGACGATGGGTGGCATCGCGCCGTCCACCGAAACCATCGCTGCCGGTGAATATCCTGTCTCACGCCCGCTGTTCTTCTACGTCAAGAAAGCACATATCGGCGTGATCCCCGGCCTGAAGGAATTCGCATCCTTCTTCGTTGCGGACGAGATTGCCGGCCCGGATGGCCCGCTGGCCCAATACGGCCTGGTGTCCGATCCTGAACTGAGCGAAACGCAGACCGCTGTCGAGAACGAAGCGGTCATGGGTGGCGCAAGCTAA
- the pstA gene encoding phosphate ABC transporter permease PstA, producing MTDITSTPAAASPAGRPPKSSLLELDARTKRRNAAEERFKIYGLIAIGIGLLMLVILVTTIIGRGTGAFQQSFVNLSVTLQEDKLDKNGNRDPADLRKVSTFGYAPLIRDAFEVKAAELGLETDLDGGDMAGLLSKSAPAQLRDFVLANPDQIGETVEFRFLASSRIDGYLKERVSRESIANDRSISAEQLDFADKLIEMGTLEKTFNIQFITGADASDQRPEAAGMGVSMVGSLFMMLVVLFLSLPIGVAASIYLEEFAPKNWLTDVIEVNISNLAAVPSIVFGILGLAVFINYMHLPQSAPLVGGLVLTLMTLPTIIISTRASLKAVPPSIRDAALGVGASKMQSVFHHVLPLAAPGILTGTIIGLAQALGETAPLLLIGMIGFVASNMPDSVGSGLLDPNSAMPAQIYEWAKRADPAFYERAWGGIIILLVFLITMNTLAVILRRRFERRW from the coding sequence ATGACCGACATCACCTCGACCCCTGCTGCCGCAAGCCCTGCAGGGCGGCCCCCGAAATCCTCGCTGCTGGAGCTGGACGCCCGGACCAAACGGCGCAACGCCGCCGAGGAACGGTTCAAGATCTACGGTCTGATCGCAATTGGCATCGGTCTGTTGATGCTGGTGATCCTGGTGACCACGATCATCGGGCGGGGAACGGGCGCTTTCCAGCAGTCCTTTGTCAATCTCAGCGTCACGCTGCAGGAAGATAAGCTCGACAAAAACGGCAATCGCGACCCCGCGGATCTGCGCAAGGTGTCGACGTTCGGCTATGCGCCCCTGATCCGGGACGCGTTCGAGGTCAAGGCCGCCGAACTGGGCCTTGAGACCGACCTTGACGGTGGTGACATGGCCGGGCTTCTATCCAAAAGCGCGCCTGCGCAGTTGCGTGACTTCGTTCTGGCCAACCCTGATCAGATCGGTGAAACGGTGGAATTTCGCTTTCTCGCCTCCAGCCGGATCGACGGCTACCTCAAAGAGCGGGTCAGCCGCGAAAGCATCGCCAACGACCGCAGCATCTCGGCCGAACAACTCGACTTCGCGGATAAGCTGATCGAGATGGGCACGCTTGAGAAAACCTTCAACATTCAGTTCATCACCGGCGCGGACGCGTCCGATCAGCGCCCAGAAGCGGCTGGCATGGGCGTGTCGATGGTGGGTTCGCTCTTCATGATGTTGGTGGTTCTGTTTCTGTCGCTGCCCATCGGAGTGGCCGCGTCCATCTACCTTGAGGAATTTGCACCTAAGAATTGGCTCACCGACGTGATCGAGGTGAACATCTCGAACCTCGCGGCGGTGCCATCCATCGTGTTCGGGATCCTGGGTCTTGCGGTTTTCATCAACTATATGCACCTGCCGCAATCGGCCCCGCTTGTCGGCGGGCTTGTGTTGACCCTGATGACGCTGCCAACCATCATTATCTCCACCCGTGCATCGCTGAAAGCGGTGCCGCCGTCGATCCGGGATGCCGCCCTGGGCGTCGGAGCGTCCAAGATGCAATCGGTGTTTCATCACGTGCTTCCGCTTGCTGCGCCCGGCATTCTCACCGGCACGATCATCGGACTGGCCCAGGCACTGGGAGAGACCGCGCCGTTGCTGCTGATCGGGATGATCGGATTTGTGGCCTCCAACATGCCCGACAGCGTGGGCTCGGGCCTTCTGGATCCGAATTCCGCGATGCCGGCCCAGATCTACGAATGGGCCAAACGCGCGGACCCGGCCTTTTATGAACGGGCCTGGGGTGGCATTATCATCCTGCTCGTCTTCCTGATCACGATGAATACACTCGCGGTGATCCTGCGCCGCCGTTTCGAACGCCGCTGGTAA
- a CDS encoding LysR family transcriptional regulator codes for MSTPRKFLPSIASLRALEALDRLESASAVADELSLTQSAVSRQLQALERQMGVDLILREKKRLSLTPAAKDYAGEIREALGQIAQASLKLTVNPPGGTLNLAILPAFGMRWLMPRLPEFARLHPDITINMSTQLEPFNFATHPFDAAIHFGTADWPGTGRLVLRHETLLPICAPSLLDGGVLRKASDLARLPLLHIETRAQAWQDWFDYHDAQVPTPLPGTMYDQFSTIIQAAIHGLGVALVPDYLVEQELAARKLTVAWGRPTEAKGAYYLVWPEAKARNPSLQAFRTWLATQAEPEDPLPR; via the coding sequence ATGAGCACGCCGCGCAAATTTCTGCCCTCCATCGCCTCCCTGCGCGCACTGGAGGCTCTGGACCGCCTGGAAAGCGCGTCAGCCGTTGCTGACGAGTTGAGCCTGACGCAAAGCGCCGTGAGCCGTCAGTTACAGGCTCTGGAACGGCAAATGGGCGTCGATCTGATCCTACGGGAGAAAAAGCGGTTGTCGCTGACCCCTGCGGCCAAGGATTACGCGGGCGAGATCCGTGAGGCGCTGGGTCAGATTGCGCAGGCCTCGCTGAAGCTGACGGTGAACCCGCCCGGAGGCACCCTGAACCTCGCCATTCTACCGGCTTTCGGGATGCGATGGCTGATGCCGCGCCTGCCGGAATTCGCGCGGCTGCATCCGGATATCACGATCAACATGTCCACCCAGCTTGAGCCGTTCAACTTTGCCACGCATCCCTTTGATGCAGCGATACATTTCGGAACAGCCGATTGGCCCGGAACGGGTCGTCTGGTGCTGCGGCACGAAACGCTGCTGCCGATCTGTGCGCCATCCCTGCTGGACGGCGGCGTCCTGCGCAAAGCCTCTGATCTCGCACGCCTTCCGCTGTTGCATATCGAGACGCGCGCGCAGGCCTGGCAGGATTGGTTCGATTACCACGATGCGCAGGTGCCAACGCCCTTGCCCGGCACGATGTATGATCAATTCTCAACCATCATCCAAGCCGCGATCCACGGGCTGGGCGTGGCCCTGGTGCCCGACTATCTTGTTGAACAGGAGCTTGCCGCGCGAAAGCTCACGGTGGCCTGGGGCCGCCCGACGGAAGCGAAAGGCGCCTACTACCTGGTCTGGCCAGAAGCGAAGGCGCGCAATCCGTCCCTTCAAGCGTTTCGCACCTGGCTCGCCACGCAAGCGGAACCCGAAGACCCCCTGCCCCGCTGA
- a CDS encoding PLP-dependent aspartate aminotransferase family protein, whose protein sequence is MRNAKGSLIRPTPLPESASHPVVTPLSPSVVYASETPDALDDQYEGRVHGYTYSREGHPNADVVAARLDAMEGANGGVVTGSGMAAVSSVLLGLLDSGDHVIGGNQLYGRSLRMMKEDLPRLGISTTLADPGDVEAVRAALRLETKMILVEVVSNPTLRVADLKGLAALAAERGILLAVDNTFTTPRAIRPLEHGADIVIHSLTKLLSGHSDVMLGYVAARDPALTERMRIFSITTGMTPSPFDCWLAERGLLSFDLRFDRTQETATALADHLATLPGVKRVLYPMRQDHPDRFRARDLLGEQGCNMVSFELEGGRAAANAFTRAADGLSFAPTLGDVGTTLSHPASSSHRGLTVPEREALGLSEGFFRVSVGLEDAGTLKSIFADAVAAAMEAS, encoded by the coding sequence ATGCGCAACGCCAAGGGTTCGCTGATCCGACCGACGCCCCTGCCGGAGAGCGCAAGCCATCCGGTCGTCACGCCGCTTTCGCCCTCGGTGGTCTATGCCAGTGAAACGCCCGACGCGTTGGACGACCAGTACGAGGGCCGGGTGCATGGATACACCTATTCACGCGAAGGACATCCCAATGCGGATGTCGTCGCCGCGCGGCTCGATGCGATGGAAGGGGCCAACGGGGGCGTCGTGACCGGCTCGGGCATGGCTGCGGTGTCGTCGGTTTTGCTTGGACTGCTCGACAGTGGCGATCATGTGATCGGGGGCAACCAGCTTTACGGTCGTTCGCTGCGGATGATGAAAGAGGATCTTCCGCGCCTTGGGATCTCGACCACGCTGGCCGATCCCGGCGATGTCGAAGCCGTCCGCGCGGCGCTGCGCCTCGAGACGAAGATGATCTTGGTGGAGGTCGTGTCGAACCCCACATTGCGTGTCGCCGATCTGAAAGGCCTGGCCGCTCTCGCAGCCGAGCGGGGGATCCTTCTGGCTGTCGACAACACCTTCACCACGCCGCGTGCGATCCGACCGCTTGAGCATGGCGCGGACATTGTTATCCACTCCCTGACCAAGCTGCTTTCGGGGCATTCCGACGTGATGCTGGGCTATGTCGCGGCCCGTGACCCTGCGCTGACGGAACGGATGCGCATTTTCTCGATCACCACCGGCATGACGCCCAGCCCGTTCGATTGCTGGCTGGCGGAGAGGGGGTTGCTGTCGTTCGATCTGCGTTTTGACCGGACGCAAGAGACGGCAACCGCCCTGGCGGACCATCTCGCGACCCTGCCTGGTGTCAAGCGGGTCCTCTATCCGATGCGTCAGGATCATCCGGACAGGTTCCGCGCGCGGGACCTGTTGGGAGAGCAGGGCTGCAACATGGTCAGTTTCGAACTTGAAGGCGGACGCGCGGCGGCAAATGCGTTTACCCGCGCCGCCGACGGGTTGAGCTTTGCGCCGACATTGGGCGACGTTGGGACAACACTCTCCCATCCCGCGAGTTCTTCGCATCGTGGACTGACCGTCCCGGAACGGGAAGCGCTTGGGCTGAGCGAAGGTTTCTTCCGTGTTTCCGTGGGTTTGGAGGACGCAGGAACGCTCAAGTCGATCTTTGCCGATGCCGTCGCGGCTGCCATGGAAGCGTCATAA
- a CDS encoding ATP-binding protein, whose protein sequence is MSEELIQGFLTAIPLPAVLVDQSERLIASNPDAHTFLGQQIVGRHFATILRQPLMLDAIEGCLRDRKPRETKHLSNDGAQDTTYEVHCRYVPTIGAVMAGAVLITFQDVTQVEQAGQMRRDFVANVSHELRTPLTALMGFIETLRGPARDDAAARDRFLSIMEGEAGRMNRLVGDLLSLSRVEGDERVRPRDTVDVTAQLRSTLKSIQPVAEDAGVELHLSAPDEPAHVTGDPDQLRQVFTNLIENAIKYGNAGGVVDVVLTVSERDPALRAAALRVQVIDKGAGIDPVHLPRLTERFYRADSHRSREMGGTGLGLAIVKHIVNRHRGRLRVESDLGQGAVFTVILPM, encoded by the coding sequence ATGTCGGAGGAGTTGATCCAGGGCTTTCTGACGGCCATTCCGTTGCCCGCTGTGCTGGTCGATCAGTCCGAGCGGCTGATCGCGTCCAACCCCGATGCGCATACTTTCCTGGGCCAGCAGATCGTCGGGCGCCATTTCGCAACGATCCTGCGCCAACCTTTGATGCTGGATGCGATCGAAGGGTGCCTGCGCGACCGCAAACCGCGCGAGACCAAGCACCTTTCGAATGACGGAGCGCAGGACACCACCTATGAGGTCCATTGCCGGTATGTGCCCACCATCGGAGCGGTCATGGCCGGCGCTGTGCTGATCACCTTTCAGGATGTGACACAGGTCGAGCAGGCGGGACAGATGCGTCGCGATTTCGTGGCCAATGTGAGCCACGAACTGCGGACACCTCTGACCGCTCTGATGGGCTTTATCGAAACATTGCGGGGACCGGCGCGCGACGACGCGGCGGCCCGGGACAGGTTCCTCAGCATCATGGAAGGCGAGGCGGGCCGCATGAACCGTCTTGTCGGCGACCTGCTGTCGCTCAGCCGGGTCGAAGGGGACGAACGGGTGCGCCCACGTGACACCGTCGATGTGACGGCGCAGCTCCGCTCGACATTGAAGTCGATCCAGCCCGTTGCCGAGGACGCTGGGGTCGAACTGCACTTGTCCGCGCCGGATGAGCCTGCCCATGTCACCGGAGATCCCGACCAGCTTCGGCAGGTATTCACCAATCTGATTGAAAACGCGATCAAATACGGCAATGCGGGTGGCGTCGTGGATGTGGTCCTGACGGTGTCAGAGCGTGATCCTGCGTTGCGCGCGGCGGCCCTGCGGGTGCAGGTTATCGACAAGGGGGCGGGAATCGACCCTGTCCACCTTCCCCGGCTGACCGAGCGCTTTTACCGCGCAGACAGTCACCGCAGCCGGGAAATGGGTGGCACTGGCCTTGGCCTTGCGATCGTGAAGCACATCGTGAACCGGCATCGCGGACGCTTGCGCGTCGAGAGCGATCTGGGGCAGGGCGCTGTTTTCACAGTGATTTTGCCGATGTGA
- the pstC gene encoding phosphate ABC transporter permease subunit PstC — MPVTWLLLFVIALAVVGFVAGRARAFKSAGGDSRELHSLPSYYGYNVALTSLVPALGVLAIWLLAQPVFIERSISTVIPDELIPEGLTRSLVMSDVRRLADGLDVAVERGALTQEEAQSIRPEFTDIRSRLGAVGVALGSDVRPEVLRAAQQYRQMTATGNTIMTVLVIVLAMAGLAWSYSRTHKDFRARNVVEQGVLALLIFAACIAILTTVGIVLSMLFETMNFFRLHPWTDFFFGGSWAPNFRGNSDLSILPLLWGTLYISFIALAVAVPIGLFAAIYLSEYAGPRTRAFAKPLLEVLAGIPTIVYGLFALLTVGPLLVSVFGRGDNGMLGFTWMSGGTAVMTAGLVMGIMLIPFVSSLSDDIINAVPQAMRDGSLGLGATKSETVRQVVLPAALPGIVGAVLLAASRAIGETMIVVLGAGAIAQFSLNPFDAMTTITTRIVSQLTGDTDFVSAETLVAFALGLTLFVLTLGLNILALYIVRKYREQYE; from the coding sequence ATGCCTGTGACCTGGCTCCTGTTATTCGTTATCGCCTTGGCGGTTGTGGGATTTGTGGCGGGCAGGGCGCGCGCTTTCAAATCCGCAGGCGGAGATTCCCGCGAGCTGCATTCGCTTCCGTCCTATTACGGCTACAACGTCGCGCTGACCTCTCTGGTCCCTGCCTTGGGCGTTCTTGCGATCTGGTTGCTGGCGCAGCCGGTTTTCATCGAACGGTCCATCAGCACGGTCATTCCGGATGAACTGATCCCCGAAGGTCTGACACGCTCGCTTGTGATGAGCGATGTGCGCCGGCTGGCAGACGGCCTGGACGTGGCCGTCGAGCGCGGAGCCCTGACACAGGAAGAAGCGCAGTCGATCCGTCCCGAATTCACCGACATTCGCAGCCGCCTGGGCGCCGTCGGGGTGGCGCTTGGCTCGGATGTACGGCCAGAGGTGCTGCGCGCCGCACAGCAATATCGCCAGATGACCGCGACGGGTAACACGATAATGACCGTTCTGGTCATCGTGCTGGCCATGGCCGGTCTGGCCTGGTCCTACAGCCGCACGCACAAGGATTTCCGCGCGCGCAATGTGGTCGAACAGGGTGTTCTGGCCCTGCTGATCTTTGCCGCCTGCATCGCGATCCTCACAACCGTCGGTATCGTTCTGTCGATGTTGTTTGAGACGATGAATTTCTTTCGGCTTCATCCCTGGACGGACTTTTTCTTTGGCGGAAGCTGGGCCCCGAATTTCCGTGGCAACAGCGATCTTTCGATCCTGCCGCTTTTGTGGGGCACGCTTTACATCTCGTTCATCGCGCTGGCGGTTGCGGTTCCCATCGGTCTTTTCGCCGCTATCTACCTTTCGGAATATGCCGGACCTCGGACACGGGCCTTTGCCAAGCCGCTTCTTGAAGTGCTCGCCGGGATCCCGACCATCGTTTACGGGCTCTTTGCGCTTCTGACAGTCGGCCCCTTGCTGGTCTCGGTCTTTGGTCGGGGCGACAATGGGATGCTGGGATTTACCTGGATGTCCGGGGGCACCGCCGTGATGACGGCGGGCCTGGTGATGGGCATCATGCTGATCCCGTTTGTGTCCTCTCTTTCCGACGATATCATCAATGCCGTGCCGCAAGCGATGCGCGACGGCTCTCTGGGCCTTGGCGCCACCAAGTCCGAAACCGTGCGCCAGGTGGTGTTGCCTGCGGCCCTTCCCGGGATCGTCGGGGCCGTGCTGCTGGCGGCCAGCCGCGCCATCGGGGAAACCATGATCGTGGTGCTTGGCGCCGGTGCCATTGCGCAATTCTCACTCAACCCGTTTGACGCGATGACCACGATCACCACGCGGATCGTCAGCCAGCTTACGGGCGATACCGACTTTGTCAGCGCCGAAACGCTTGTCGCCTTTGCGCTTGGTCTGACCCTCTTTGTCCTCACGCTGGGGCTTAATATCCTCGCGCTTTACATCGTGCGTAAGTACCGGGAGCAGTACGAATGA
- the pstB gene encoding phosphate ABC transporter ATP-binding protein PstB, with translation MNDMRIVERDVEATEIKIAARKVQVFYGDTHAIKDVDVDIQDKTVTAFIGPSGCGKSTFLRCINRMNDTIDVARVEGDILLDGEDIYDKAVDPVQLRAKVGMVFQKPNPFPKSIYDNVAYGPRIHGLAKNKAELDEIVERSLRRGAIWDEVKDRLDAPGTGLSGGQQQRLCIARAVATEPEVLLMDEPCSALDPIATAQVEELIDELRQNYSVVIVTHSMQQAARVSQKTAFFHLGNLVEYGETGQIFTNPEDPRTESYITGRIG, from the coding sequence ATGAATGACATGAGAATTGTGGAGAGAGACGTGGAAGCCACGGAAATCAAGATCGCGGCGCGCAAGGTGCAGGTTTTTTACGGCGATACCCACGCCATCAAGGATGTCGACGTCGACATCCAGGACAAGACCGTAACCGCGTTCATCGGACCATCCGGCTGCGGCAAGTCGACGTTTCTGCGCTGCATCAACCGCATGAACGACACCATTGATGTCGCACGTGTCGAAGGGGACATCCTGCTGGATGGCGAGGATATCTATGACAAGGCGGTCGATCCGGTGCAGTTGCGGGCCAAGGTGGGCATGGTGTTTCAAAAACCCAACCCGTTTCCAAAGTCGATCTACGACAACGTCGCTTACGGCCCCCGCATCCATGGCTTGGCCAAGAATAAGGCGGAACTGGATGAGATCGTGGAACGCTCGCTTCGCCGCGGGGCCATCTGGGACGAGGTGAAGGACCGGCTGGATGCACCGGGCACGGGGCTTTCGGGCGGTCAGCAGCAGCGGCTTTGCATTGCGCGTGCCGTGGCCACCGAGCCCGAAGTGCTGTTGATGGACGAGCCATGCTCGGCGCTTGACCCGATTGCCACCGCGCAGGTCGAGGAGTTGATCGACGAGCTGCGCCAGAACTATTCGGTGGTGATTGTCACCCACTCGATGCAACAGGCCGCGCGGGTCAGCCAAAAAACCGCCTTTTTCCACCTGGGTAATCTGGTGGAATACGGCGAGACGGGCCAGATCTTTACCAATCCGGAAGATCCCCGCACGGAAAGCTATATCACCGGTCGGATCGGCTAA
- the phoB gene encoding phosphate regulon transcriptional regulator PhoB yields MPADQPTVLVVEDELAQREVLAYNLEAEGFRVCKAENGDEALLLVDEDVPDIIVLDWMMPNLSGIEVCRRLKTRPETRTIPIIMLSARSEEVDKVRGLETGADDYVVKPYSVIELMARVRSQLRRVRPSTVGLRLQFDDIILDAETHKVSRSDKPLKLGPTEFRLLSTFMEKPGRVWSREQLLDRVWGRDIYVDTRTVDVHIGRLRKALTQHGGEDPVRTVRGAGYALG; encoded by the coding sequence ATGCCTGCCGATCAACCAACCGTTCTGGTGGTCGAGGATGAGTTAGCGCAGAGAGAAGTGCTCGCCTACAATCTCGAAGCCGAAGGCTTTCGCGTGTGCAAGGCCGAGAACGGGGACGAGGCTCTGCTGCTTGTTGATGAGGACGTGCCGGACATCATCGTGCTCGACTGGATGATGCCCAATCTGTCGGGCATCGAAGTGTGCCGGAGGCTGAAGACGCGGCCCGAAACCCGGACGATCCCGATCATCATGCTGTCGGCACGCTCCGAAGAGGTCGACAAGGTCCGCGGTCTTGAGACCGGCGCGGATGACTATGTGGTCAAACCGTATTCGGTAATTGAATTGATGGCCCGCGTCCGTTCGCAATTGCGGCGGGTGAGGCCCTCGACCGTGGGGCTGCGGCTGCAATTCGATGACATCATTCTGGATGCGGAGACCCATAAGGTCAGCCGCTCGGACAAGCCGTTGAAACTGGGCCCGACGGAGTTTCGCCTGCTCTCCACCTTTATGGAGAAGCCGGGCCGGGTCTGGAGCCGGGAGCAGCTTTTGGACCGGGTCTGGGGGCGCGATATCTACGTCGATACGCGCACGGTCGATGTCCATATCGGTCGGCTGCGCAAGGCGCTGACCCAGCATGGCGGCGAAGATCCGGTGCGCACCGTGCGCGGCGCAGGCTACGCGCTCGGCTGA